The window GGGGCAGGCCGAACGCCTGGGTCTCGCAGTAGAACGGGTGCTGCTGCGCGCCGGAGAAGACGGGCCCGGTGATCGGGTGGTTGGTGACGCGCAGGGTCGCGCCGCGCCCGTTCGCCCTGGCGCTCAGGTCGTTGGCGCCGGTGCGCAGGCCGGTCACCAGGCCGAGCAGGCTGCCGTCCGGCTGGACGTGGAAGCTCGAGGTGACGTCGTGGCCGTCGGCGCTGACGCGGACCCGCCCGGCTTGCGTTCGCTCCGGTGGGACGACCTTGACCAGGACTTGTCCCCCGCTGACGAGCGCGGGCCGCGGGTTCGACACCGTCTCGATCGTCAGCTGCCGCCCGGGCGGCGTGGCCACCGCGGTCGCGGTCCCCATCAGGAGGACGGGCGCGGTCAGGGCCGCCACCACGAGGGATGAGCGCAAAGTACGGGTCGCCACCAGCTACTCCGCTCGGTCGTGGCATCGCGTCCTCGCGACACCGGCCAGCTGCCTGGTATAGCACCTGCGGCCCGGCCGGAACAACGTCCGTGAGCCCGTCCTCGAGGCGGCCGGTGATCAGCGCCAGGTTCCGACACCGTCGACGAGCCGGGCGATCATGTCGTCGGAGGCGGCCTCACGCTGCATCGCCGTGCGGTAGACGATCGGGCCGACCAGCATCGCGGTCAGGTTCGCCGGATCCACCTCGATCGTCAGCTCGCCGCCGGCGACCGCGAACCGGATCGCGGCTTCGAGCCGTTCGCCGATCGCCTTGTTGGACTCGTCGCGCCGGCGGGCGATCTCCGGGTCCCAGATCGCCGACTGCATCAACGTCAGCGACAGGCCGGCCACGGCCGGGGCCATCAGCTCGTCGGCCAGCTGCCGGAGCTGCCGGTGC of the Amycolatopsis sp. NBC_01488 genome contains:
- a CDS encoding TetR-like C-terminal domain-containing protein — its product is MGRATVYRHWPRSDQLLLDVMAGADLPLFKDPEAPVRRWLHRQLRQLADELMAPAVAGLSLTLMQSAIWDPEIARRRDESNKAIGERLEAAIRFAVAGGELTIEVDPANLTAMLVGPIVYRTAMQREAASDDMIARLVDGVGTWR